Proteins found in one candidate division TA06 bacterium genomic segment:
- a CDS encoding mannose-1-phosphate guanylyltransferase, whose amino-acid sequence MDNLYAVVLAGGRGERFWPKSRSNMPKQLLTLTGQSSMLGETLKRVGSLAPVGRQWVVTGEDLVKSIEKIGIVGPRLIGEPAGKNTAPAIAVAAAEISRENAEAVMMVLPSDHFINDIPRFQQALEQGVALARRGYLVTIGINPDRPETGYGYIERGEMLPDCSIPCFVVKSFREKPDQVTAQKFVKSGYFYWNGGIFVWKAKTILEQIEKHLPELSKKLNAWQKLGGLSAGQEKFAEFYREVEKISIDYGVMEKAERVAVIKGDFGWDDLGSWEAVERFHPRDQHQNVLVGNCLAIDSQNNLVYSDDGVVAALGLKDIIIVQSQGAVLVCHRSKVQEVRKVLEELKKMPDGKKFM is encoded by the coding sequence ATGGATAATTTATATGCCGTAGTTCTGGCCGGCGGGCGGGGGGAACGGTTTTGGCCCAAAAGCCGCAGCAACATGCCAAAGCAGCTTTTGACCCTGACAGGCCAAAGTTCAATGCTGGGCGAGACCCTGAAACGGGTGGGATCGCTGGCCCCGGTGGGGAGGCAGTGGGTGGTCACCGGCGAGGATCTAGTGAAATCCATAGAAAAGATAGGAATCGTTGGACCCCGGCTGATCGGGGAGCCGGCCGGAAAGAACACCGCTCCGGCCATCGCGGTGGCCGCGGCCGAGATCTCCCGGGAAAACGCCGAGGCTGTGATGATGGTTCTTCCGTCAGATCATTTCATCAACGACATTCCCAGGTTCCAGCAGGCTTTGGAGCAGGGCGTGGCGCTGGCCCGGCGGGGATATCTGGTGACCATCGGCATTAATCCGGACCGTCCCGAGACCGGCTATGGTTACATCGAACGGGGCGAGATGTTGCCCGATTGCAGTATTCCTTGCTTTGTAGTCAAGAGTTTCAGGGAAAAGCCGGACCAGGTCACCGCTCAAAAGTTCGTCAAAAGCGGTTACTTTTACTGGAACGGAGGGATCTTCGTCTGGAAGGCCAAGACCATTCTGGAGCAGATCGAAAAGCATCTGCCGGAACTATCCAAAAAACTGAACGCCTGGCAGAAGCTTGGTGGTTTAAGCGCCGGTCAGGAAAAATTCGCAGAGTTCTACCGCGAAGTGGAAAAGATATCAATCGACTATGGAGTGATGGAGAAGGCGGAGAGAGTGGCGGTGATAAAGGGAGATTTCGGCTGGGACGATCTGGGGTCCTGGGAGGCAGTGGAGCGTTTCCATCCCCGGGATCAGCACCAGAATGTGCTGGTGGGCAACTGCCTGGCCATAGATTCCCAGAACAACCTGGTCTACAGCGACGACGGGGTAGTGGCAGCGCTGGGGCTCAAGGACATCATCATCGTGCAATCCCAGGGCGCAGTGCTGGTCTGCCACCGGTCAAAAGTGCAGGAGGTTCGCAAGGTACTCGAAGAATTGAAGAAAATGCCCGACGGGAAGAAGTTCATGTAG
- a CDS encoding T9SS type A sorting domain-containing protein: MKKLIAFAAVFALLLVTAANIAASQRVVVAEDFTGTWCPWCPSAARGLDQLHEETGDSLIVLAYHAGDPYSTVELDSRIAYYSDLVPGYPTVIFDGIDTIVGGNTTTMYEYYRPLFDGHKAVTSPLEINLGLLSHDLLARTGTMEVKVKNTGAFPDSGTLHFIVHERNIPEVWQGGLTEVDFVARDMIPDQNGEAFSLAAGDSLVTTRDFTIAPDWAFGNCQFVAFVQRANRQIVQGSQLYGPSLSQISDSLVEVGNGNGFNEPGESLNLFVRVSNRYSPTTAAVVAASTPDTFVTITNGLWDIGTMAAGDTSDNYSTPFSINVKSSATMPDGHPVTVYIYKKIYSSLYQDTIISDFDSVSFVVGSPAAIYSENFEDGLADWKVGYTAYTTGTNWDTTQSDYHSANSCIVNSEFGDYANKQNRWIRMLNYIDLTSYSAAKLSWYEKYDIVAGDKCQPEVSTDSAGSTWSTLSAFYSGSVGSWQKRTVDITGYCNNKKYFRVGYRLLTDTINVAKGWYVDDMTIEGYLKTGVEGNPLETNLSGPDLVLYNCVPNPSRGNLSLSYQIPARGRIELGIYDITGRLVKTLISQTQPAGKYQVSWDGRNEKGQKAANGVYFYSLKAGDRTATKKLVLIK; the protein is encoded by the coding sequence ATGAAAAAACTTATTGCGTTTGCGGCCGTTTTTGCCCTGTTGCTGGTCACGGCGGCAAACATAGCCGCCAGCCAGCGGGTGGTAGTGGCTGAGGATTTCACCGGCACCTGGTGTCCCTGGTGCCCCAGCGCCGCCCGGGGGCTTGACCAATTGCATGAAGAAACCGGAGATTCGCTGATTGTATTGGCATATCATGCCGGAGATCCTTATTCTACTGTCGAGTTGGACAGCAGGATTGCATATTACAGCGATCTGGTTCCCGGTTATCCGACAGTGATATTCGATGGTATTGACACCATTGTCGGGGGCAATACTACGACCATGTATGAATATTACCGGCCTTTATTTGACGGTCATAAGGCTGTCACCAGCCCGTTAGAGATAAACCTGGGCCTGTTAAGCCACGACCTTTTGGCGCGGACCGGAACCATGGAGGTGAAAGTAAAAAACACCGGGGCCTTCCCTGATTCGGGCACCCTGCATTTCATCGTGCATGAGAGGAACATCCCCGAGGTCTGGCAGGGCGGCTTGACGGAGGTGGATTTCGTGGCCCGGGATATGATCCCGGACCAGAATGGCGAAGCCTTTTCCTTGGCGGCTGGGGATAGCCTGGTGACCACCCGTGATTTCACCATTGCCCCGGATTGGGCCTTCGGCAACTGCCAGTTCGTGGCTTTTGTCCAGCGGGCTAACAGGCAGATAGTGCAGGGCTCCCAGCTTTATGGTCCGAGCCTTTCGCAGATAAGCGACAGTCTGGTGGAAGTGGGGAACGGCAACGGCTTCAATGAACCGGGCGAATCCTTAAATCTTTTTGTGCGAGTGAGCAACCGTTATTCCCCGACCACTGCCGCTGTAGTGGCTGCTTCGACCCCGGACACATTTGTTACCATCACCAATGGGTTGTGGGACATCGGGACAATGGCGGCCGGCGATACTTCCGACAATTATTCCACCCCGTTTTCCATCAATGTTAAATCTTCGGCCACCATGCCCGATGGACATCCCGTCACAGTGTATATATACAAGAAGATATACAGCTCGCTATATCAGGATACCATCATCAGTGATTTCGATTCGGTTAGTTTTGTGGTGGGTTCTCCGGCCGCGATATATTCCGAAAATTTTGAAGACGGACTGGCTGATTGGAAGGTAGGCTATACTGCTTACACTACCGGGACAAACTGGGATACCACCCAGAGTGATTACCACAGTGCCAACAGCTGCATAGTCAACTCCGAGTTCGGTGATTATGCCAACAAGCAGAACCGGTGGATCCGAATGCTGAACTACATAGATCTGACAAGTTATTCGGCGGCAAAATTATCATGGTACGAAAAATATGATATAGTTGCAGGGGACAAATGCCAGCCGGAAGTATCCACCGACAGTGCCGGAAGCACTTGGAGCACTCTGTCGGCATTTTATAGCGGGAGTGTCGGTTCCTGGCAGAAAAGAACAGTGGACATAACAGGTTACTGCAATAACAAAAAATATTTCCGGGTCGGTTATCGCCTTTTGACCGATACCATAAATGTGGCCAAGGGTTGGTATGTCGACGACATGACCATAGAAGGGTACTTGAAGACCGGGGTTGAGGGAAATCCCTTGGAAACAAACCTATCTGGTCCGGATTTGGTACTTTATAACTGCGTTCCCAACCCCAGCCGGGGAAACCTGAGCCTTAGCTACCAGATACCGGCCAGGGGAAGGATTGAACTCGGCATTTACGACATAACCGGTAGGCTGGTCAAAACGCTGATTAGTCAGACCCAGCCGGCAGGAAAATATCAGGTGAGCTGGGACGGCCGTAACGAGAAAGGGCAAAAAGCTGCCAACGGTGTTTATTTTTACAGCCTTAAAGCCGGGGACAGGACAGCCACCAAAAAGCTGGTGCTGATCAAATAA
- a CDS encoding SPOR domain-containing protein: MKHKILLAAVLPLIFAGCFGKKQEVQKPLAEPVAEAPAKTPFPEQPAAQAPAPQSEAPAPQDNSGMTIPSGSKGPVNQVYGWRVQLFVSGSIENARRVAEEARWKFKDQQIYIAEALPYYKVQAGNCLTRQDADNLKARAKALGYQGSFVVEMDLTR, from the coding sequence ATGAAGCACAAGATCCTTTTGGCTGCGGTCCTGCCACTGATTTTCGCGGGATGTTTCGGCAAAAAGCAGGAAGTTCAAAAGCCCCTGGCCGAGCCGGTGGCCGAGGCTCCGGCCAAAACACCATTTCCGGAACAGCCGGCCGCCCAGGCTCCGGCGCCCCAGTCTGAAGCCCCGGCCCCGCAGGATAACTCCGGGATGACGATACCTTCCGGCAGCAAGGGGCCGGTGAACCAGGTGTACGGATGGCGAGTTCAGCTGTTCGTCTCCGGCTCCATCGAGAACGCCCGCCGGGTGGCCGAGGAGGCCCGCTGGAAGTTCAAGGACCAGCAGATCTACATCGCCGAAGCCCTGCCCTATTATAAGGTGCAGGCCGGCAACTGCCTGACCCGCCAGGACGCCGACAATCTTAAGGCCCGGGCCAAGGCCCTGGGCTATCAGGGATCATTCGTAGTGGAGATGGACCTGACCCGTTGA
- the glnA gene encoding type I glutamate--ammonia ligase, translated as MTLKQIFAMAKKNKVEFVAVKFVDLLGKWHQITVPSHELKPELFERGRGIGFDGSSVAGFTQVKAGDMIVIPAPDTVFMDPFAKLPTLSFLGEVIDVATGEKFDRNPRFIAEKAEQYLAKTGYAPQSFWGPEFEFYLFDSARYQNDAQHSFFEVDAREAHWNSGKDENPNLGNKIAHKGGYHAAPPHDRFFDFRSSLCKTMEQCGIPVKYHHHEVGGAGQMEIEVMFDTLTKMADRAMLVKYIVRNACFQAGLTCTFMPKPLFGEPGSGMHVHQYLAKDGSSLFYKKGGLVNMSDLALHYLGGLLKHAPALLAFTNPSTNSYRRLVPGYEAPVRSSYSVGNRTAAVRIPGYLTDPKTMRYEFRPPDATCNPYLAFAAMLMAGIDGIKNKIDPGQPLNKDLFSLSKADLEKIPTLPASLPEALEALRRDHQFLLQGGVFNKDLIEVWTQLKSKESEVLALRPHPYEYELYYDC; from the coding sequence GCGGCCGGGGCATAGGATTTGACGGCTCCAGCGTGGCCGGGTTTACCCAGGTCAAGGCCGGGGACATGATAGTGATCCCGGCCCCGGATACCGTCTTCATGGATCCTTTTGCCAAGCTGCCCACCCTGTCTTTCCTGGGCGAGGTGATAGACGTGGCCACCGGCGAGAAGTTCGACCGCAATCCCCGCTTTATCGCCGAGAAGGCCGAGCAGTACCTGGCCAAGACCGGCTACGCCCCCCAGAGCTTCTGGGGCCCGGAGTTCGAGTTCTACCTGTTTGATTCTGCTCGTTATCAGAACGATGCCCAGCACAGTTTTTTTGAGGTCGACGCCCGCGAGGCCCACTGGAACAGCGGCAAGGACGAAAACCCCAATTTGGGGAACAAGATCGCCCACAAGGGCGGCTATCATGCCGCACCGCCCCACGACCGGTTCTTCGATTTCCGTTCCTCTCTCTGCAAAACCATGGAACAGTGCGGGATACCGGTGAAATACCACCACCACGAGGTGGGCGGGGCCGGGCAGATGGAGATCGAGGTAATGTTCGACACCCTGACCAAGATGGCCGACCGGGCCATGCTGGTCAAATACATAGTCCGCAACGCCTGCTTCCAGGCCGGGCTGACCTGCACCTTCATGCCCAAGCCGCTGTTCGGAGAGCCCGGCAGCGGGATGCACGTCCACCAGTACCTGGCCAAGGACGGCAGTTCACTGTTCTATAAAAAGGGCGGGCTGGTGAACATGTCCGACCTGGCCCTGCATTATCTGGGCGGCCTGCTGAAGCACGCCCCGGCCCTGCTGGCCTTCACCAATCCCTCCACCAACTCCTACCGCCGGCTGGTGCCGGGCTACGAGGCCCCGGTCAGGTCGTCCTACTCGGTGGGCAACCGCACCGCGGCGGTCCGGATCCCCGGCTACCTGACCGATCCCAAGACCATGCGCTACGAGTTCCGCCCGCCCGACGCCACCTGTAACCCCTACCTGGCCTTTGCCGCCATGCTGATGGCCGGGATCGACGGTATCAAGAACAAAATAGACCCGGGCCAGCCGCTGAACAAGGACCTGTTCAGCCTTTCCAAGGCCGACCTGGAGAAGATCCCCACCCTGCCTGCCTCGCTGCCCGAGGCGCTGGAAGCCTTGCGCCGCGACCACCAGTTCCTGCTGCAAGGTGGAGTGTTCAATAAGGACCTGATAGAAGTCTGGACCCAGCTGAAGAGCAAAGAATCCGAGGTCCTGGCCCTAAGGCCCCATCCCTATGAATACGAGCTATACTACGACTGCTGA